A genome region from Gadus chalcogrammus isolate NIFS_2021 chromosome 5, NIFS_Gcha_1.0, whole genome shotgun sequence includes the following:
- the rpl13a gene encoding 60S ribosomal protein L13a, with protein sequence MADRFNKVLLLDGRGHLLGRLSAIVAKQLLLGHKVVVVRCEGINISGNFYRNKLKYLAFLRKRMNTNPSRGPYHFRAPSRIFWRTVRGMLPHKTKRGQAALDRLKVFDGIPPPYDKRKRMVVPAALKIVRLKPTRKFALLGRLAHEVGWKYQAITATLEQKRKEKAKLRYATKKTTIKLTKLASKNVESKISKYTDVLKQYGVLV encoded by the exons ATGGCGGACCGGTTCAATAAG GTTCTGCTCCTGGATGGCAGGGGCCATCTCCTTGGAAGACTTTCTGCCATCGTGGCGAAACAGCTTCTTCTGG GGCACAAAGTGGTCGTGGTGAGATGTGAGGGCATCAACATATCGGGAAACTTCTACCGTAACAAAC TGAagtacctggccttcctccgcAAGAGGATGAACACCAACCCGTCTCGTGGGCCATACCACTTCAGGGCTCCTAGCAGGATCTTCTGGAGGACCGTCAGAG GCATGCTGCCCCACAAAACCAAGAGGGGACAGGCAGCCCTGGATCGCCTGAAGGTGTTCGACGGCATCCCCCCTCCCTACGACAAG AGGAAGCGAATGGTCGTTCCAGCCGCCCTGAAGATCGTGCGCCTGAAGCCCACTCGCAAG TTTGCTCTTCTTGGGCGCTTGGCCCATGAGGTCGGCTGGAAGTACCAGGCGATCACAGCGACGCTGGAGCAGAAGAGGAAAGAGAAGGCAAAGCTGCGCTACGCCACAAAGAAGACCACGATCAAGCTCACAAAACTGGCTTCCAAGAACGTGGAGAGCAAGATCTCTAAATACACAGATGTTCTCAAACAATACGGAGTCCTTGTCTGA
- the atp5if1b gene encoding ATPase inhibitor B, mitochondrial translates to MARLLRPGLRSIIVSQLRSASDHQMGSLGGGAGKGGGAGGSIREAGGAMGKKQVAEEELYFRRKEQEQMAALKQHHQDEIEHHKKEIERMQREIDRHKGKIRMLKHDD, encoded by the exons ATGGCTCGTCTTCTGCGACCTGGACTCAGGTCTATTATCGTTTCACAGTTGAGAAGTGCATCCGATCATCAG ATGGGCTCGCTTGGTGGGGGCGCTGGgaaaggtggaggagctggaggttccatcagggaggcggggggagccATGGGGAAGAAGCAGGTTGCAGAGGAGGAATTGTATTTTAG GCGTAAGGAGCAGGAGCAGATGGCTGCTCTGAAGCAGCACCACCAGGACGAGATCGAGCATCACAAGAAGGAGATTGAGCGCATGCAGCGCGAGATCGACCGGCACAAGGGGAAGATCCGCATGCTGAAGCACGACGACTGA